Proteins encoded by one window of Massilia sp. NR 4-1:
- a CDS encoding NAD(P)-dependent oxidoreductase: MKILVTGSAGHLGEALMRVLGKAGADVVGLDILASPYTQRQGSVADAAFVRDAMRGADAVLHTATLHKPHVATHTYSDFIATNVQGTLNLLEAAREARVGAFVMTSSTSVFGAAMSPAPGQPAVWVDETLQPVPKNIYGVSKLAAENLCELFARKHGLLVVILRTSRFFPEADDERGVRERYADANIKVNEFLNRRCDIEDIVEAHRCALERARGIGFGRYVVSATTPLQRADVADLRVDAAVVVRARVPAVADEYARRGWSLFPQLDRVYDNSLARHELGWQPRHDFAGLLQGLAALPLDADIRSPLARIIGSKGYHDQVFADGPYPV, from the coding sequence CGACGTGGTGGGGCTGGATATCCTGGCCTCGCCTTACACCCAGCGGCAAGGCTCGGTCGCCGATGCGGCTTTCGTGCGCGATGCCATGCGCGGTGCGGATGCGGTGCTGCATACGGCGACGCTGCATAAGCCGCATGTGGCCACGCATACGTATTCCGACTTCATCGCCACCAATGTGCAGGGCACGTTGAATCTGCTGGAGGCGGCGCGCGAGGCGCGGGTGGGCGCCTTCGTCATGACCAGCAGCACCAGCGTGTTCGGCGCAGCCATGTCGCCCGCGCCCGGCCAGCCGGCCGTTTGGGTGGATGAGACGCTGCAGCCGGTGCCGAAGAATATCTATGGCGTGAGCAAGCTGGCGGCGGAGAACCTGTGCGAGCTGTTCGCGCGCAAACACGGCCTGCTGGTGGTGATCCTGCGCACTTCGCGCTTCTTCCCCGAGGCCGACGACGAGCGCGGCGTACGCGAACGGTATGCGGATGCGAATATCAAGGTCAATGAATTCCTGAACCGCCGCTGCGATATCGAGGATATCGTGGAAGCCCACCGCTGCGCGCTGGAACGCGCGCGCGGCATCGGCTTCGGGCGCTACGTCGTCAGCGCCACCACACCTTTGCAGCGTGCCGATGTGGCGGACTTGCGTGTGGATGCCGCCGTCGTGGTGCGCGCCCGTGTGCCCGCCGTGGCGGACGAATATGCGCGGCGCGGCTGGTCGCTGTTCCCGCAACTGGACCGGGTGTACGACAACAGCCTGGCACGGCACGAACTGGGCTGGCAGCCGCGCCATGACTTCGCCGGCCTGCTGCAAGGTTTGGCGGCGCTGCCGCTGGACGCGGATATCCGCAGCCCGCTGGCGCGGATCATCGGCAGCAAGGGCTATCACGACCAGGTGTTCGCGGACGGACCATACCCTGTCTAG